A single Drechmeria coniospora strain ARSEF 6962 chromosome 03, whole genome shotgun sequence DNA region contains:
- a CDS encoding SAM domain-containing protein: MSGSHIIGNRNSTPESHGASSLRPPSSRAVGTGSSLRASADMATLAGSSPSNRTRPSSDFYGQSRQVHGQVSMDNDSQDKLAQQWIADIDQYETTLEEMAAATLDQDFKDELSAIEQWFRVLSEAERTAALYALLQQTTQVQIRFFIQVLQQMGKSHPMSGVLSPANFDKDPMSSRLSDAMNKLSVESAHTSFNRSSAMVTTKRQSGLDPSTINAMFPDAAAAIATEKAKFTQQTGNPPTSNRNSTSVDPRVSMSGLAVSSSQEGGMANSASPWGPSGEPANAMVPAAQTPMGQFVQAPTAGGLRSPRPQIGGNATLQNPSLTVSEKKPADLPLLSPYNSGSGNWASMVNTPMAPTFGTGNPSGTQADMVANATAMKLAALSTVNNRFALDDVRKYRRARSNDAPGSGHNQTPPPMQGMNLPGTNVVMINEHGQVLSRDQVLAMQAQQAVGLGNQRSRPSSPGTAMPPGMGMMSHFTSPQHNGYLSAYDGSPAHLSSGMPAVSMGQLGIPSHEGYHSDHSDLARGRSPRGRRGSSKPPEDPTDPTLLQDIPSWLRSLRLHKYTDNLKDMKWTDLIELNDQALEDRGVNALGARRKMLKVFEQVKEAKAEGKLG, encoded by the exons ATGTCCGGAAGCCACATCATCGGGAACCGCAACAGCACGCCTGAGTCGCACGGTGCCTCGTCCTTGCGaccgccatcctcgagggCCGTCGGCACTGGGAGCTCATTGCGTGCGTCCGCTGATATGGCTACTCTCGCCGGCTCATCGCCTTCGAACCGCACTCGACCGTCGTCGGATTTTTACGGTCAGTCCCGGCAGGTTCACGGGCAGGTTAGCATGGACAACGATTCTCAGGACAAACTCGCCCAGCAGTGGATCGCCGACATTGACCAGTATGAGACAACTTTGGAAGAGATGGCTGCTGCTACCTTGGACCAGGATTTCAAAGACGAGCTCAGTGCTATTGAACAGTGGTTTCGTGTCCTTAGTGAGGCCGAACGCACCGCGGCACTATATGCTCTGTTGCAACAAACCACCCAGGTCCAGATTCGATTTTTCATTCAGGTCCTTCAGCAAATGGGCAAAAGCCATCCTATGTCGGGTGTCCTGTCTCCGGCTAACTTTGACAAAG ATCCAATGTCCAGCCGACTGAGTGACGCCATGAACAAGCTAAGCGTGGAATCGGCCCATACCTCGTTCAACCGCAGCTCAGCTatggtgacgacgaagcggcaGTCAGGGCTTGACCCGTCAACCATCAACGCCATGTTCCCCGATGCTGCGGCAGCCATTGCTACGGAAAAAGCCAAGTTTACCCAGCAGACAGGCAACCCTCCCACTTCAAACCGAAACAGCACTTCCGTTGACCCACGTGTCTCCATGTCAGGCCTCGCTGTTTCCAGCAGTCAAGAGGGCGGGATGGCCAACTCGGCTTCTCCCTGGGGGCCCAGTGGTGAACCAGCCAATGCTATGGTGCCTGCTGCGCAGACACCGATGGGTCAATTTGTTCAGGCTCCCACGGCTGGCGGGCTCAGGTCCCCCCGACCCCAGATAGGTGGCAACGCAACCCTTCAGAATCCCTCTCTTACGGTATCTGAAAAGAAACCGGCTGATCTGCCACTTTTGTCTCCCTACAACAGCGGCAGTGGCAACTGGGCTTCCATGGTCAATACACCCATGGCCCCCACATTCGGCACAGGCAACCCCAGCGGAACCCAAGCTGATATGGTCGCCAATGCCACGGCAATGAAGCTTGCGGCGCTGTCCACGGTCAACAACCGCTTTGCTCTGGATGACGTACGCAAATACCGCCGAGCCCGGTCCAATGACGCACCAGGAAGCGGTCATAATCAGACCCCCCCTCCCATGCAGGGTATGAATCTACCTGGGACCAACGTTGTCATGATAAACGAGCATGGCCAGGTGCTCAGCCGTGATCAAGTTCTGGCGATGCAAGCACAGCAGGCTGTTGGTCTTGGGAACCAGAGATCCCGTCCAAGCTCCCCAGGCACCGCCATGCCGCCAGGCATGGGCATGATGTCCCACTTCACTTCACCCCAGCACAACGGGTATCTCAGTGCATACGACGGCTCCCCGGCACATTTGAGCAGTGGCATGCCGGCCGTGAGCATGGGCCAATTGGGAATACCAAGCCACGAGGGATATCACTCGGACCATTCGGACCTGGCACGTGGGCGGTCACCTCGAGGTCGGAGGGGCAGTTCTAAGCCACCCGAGGATCCAACAGATCCAACCCTCCTCCAAGACATTCCCAGCTGGCTTCGAAGCCTGAGGCTACACAAGTACACGGACAATCTGAAAGATATGAAGTGGACTGATCTTATTGAACTGAATGACCAGGCTCTGGAGGACCGCGGGGTCAATGCTCTCGGTGCTCGTCGAAAGATGCTCAAGGTATTTGAACAAGTTAAAG AAGCCAAGGCAGAGGGCAAGCTAGGATAA